A region from the Aegilops tauschii subsp. strangulata cultivar AL8/78 chromosome 5, Aet v6.0, whole genome shotgun sequence genome encodes:
- the LOC141022937 gene encoding uncharacterized protein, whose product MNSSPSFVPPPPPPPSRTRASSALPARRRLPFPPARLLSPPLPSRLLSSHPHRRRRHPPPRTAPEQQQQDKATQQQALGDEQQRREDEEHDGGGGRERQQQAKAALPFSAMCVRISRDSYPNLHALHNASNDSLTNAAYIKISEGDFGYVLDDVPHLADYLPVSSHPSPPLLLLARPLVGSWRWVLCGAALASDCQWGGREQRNCPARGITHFLVCKPESLQCY is encoded by the exons ATGAATAGTTCTCCATCGTTCGTGCCACCGCCT ccgccgcctccctcccgcACTCGCGCCTCCTCCGCCCTCCCagctcgccgccgcctccccttCCCTCCCGCGCGCCtcctctcccctcccctcccctcccgcctcctctcctcccacccgcatcgccgccgccgccacccaccgCCTCGAACCgcgccggagcagcagcagcaggacaAGGCGACGCAACAGCAGGCCTTGGGCGACGAGCAGCAGCGGAGGGAGGACGAGGagcacgacggcggcggcggcagggagcggcAGCAGCAGGCCAAGGCGGCGCTGCCCTTCTCCGCCATGTGCGTGCGGATCTCCCGCGACTCCTACCCCAACCTCCACGCCCTCCACAACGCCTCCAACGACAGCCTCACCAACGCCGCCTACATCAAGATCTCCGAGGGCGACTTCGGATACGTCCTCGACGACGTGCCCCACCTCGCCGACTACCTCCCCGTGAGCAGtcacccctcccctcccctgctcCTCCTCGCTCGACCGCTCGTCGGCTCGTGGCGATGGGTTCTGTGCGGTGCAGCTTTAGCTAGCGACTGTCAGTGGGGCGGGCGTGAGCAGCGAAATTGTCCGGCGCGGGGGATTACCCATTTTTTGGTGTGCAAGCCTGAGAGCCTGCAGTGTTACTGA
- the LOC109776524 gene encoding dirigent protein 1, with product MTPSLPSLLLLLLLALWPAPYLAARAGTGASDHGFTHIHLYMHETFAGPNATTLTAVPSPLGADATFGAIGVLDDELRDGPDARNSSLVGRYQGLFLNAGLVSPPGAQSAINLVFTAGERRGSTLAMLGPVLSFTSAIERAVVGGTGAFRMARGYCVMTRAGSPTPESLVYEVDLFLDMYHA from the coding sequence ATGACCCCCTCCTTGCCCTCGCTGTTGCTCCTCCTCCTGCTGGCCTTGTGGCCGGCACCCTACCTCGCAGCGCGCGCCGGCACCGGCGCCAGCGACCACGGTTTCACGCACATCCACCTGTACATGCACGAGACCTTCGCCGGCCCGAACGCCACGACGCTCACGGCGGTGCCGTCGCCGCTGGGCGCCGACGCGACGTTCGGGGCGATCGGCGTGCTCGACGACGAGCTGCGCGACGGGCCGGACGCGAGGAACTCGTCGCTCGTCGGCCGGTACCAGGGCCTCTTCCTCAACGCGGGGCTCGTGAGCCCGCCGGGTGCGCAATCGGCGATCAACCTCGTCTTCACGGCCGGCGAGCGCCGCGGGAGCACGCTGGCCATGCTGGGCCCCGTGCTGAGCTTCACGAGCGCCATCGAGCGCGCCGTGGTGGGCGGCACCGGCGCCTTCAGGATGGCGCGCGGGTACTGCGTCATGACGCGCGCCGGCAGCCCCACGCCGGAGTCCCTCGTCTACGAGGTCGACCTGTTCCTGGACATGTACCATGCCTGA